The Deltaproteobacteria bacterium genomic interval TGACGGTGGGGTCGTCATTGCCCGCCCCCGAAACTTCGGATAAGAAGGTGTGCGGAGACAACCCATGAGAAAACAACGACTGTCAGTGGCCGGGCACAGCTCGATGCGTGTGGACGCGGTGGAGAAGGTTTCGGGGTCGGCGTTCTACACCGGCGACATGGAGCTTCCGGCGATGGCCTACGCCAAGATCCTGCGGAGTCCCCTGCCGCATGCGCGCCTGCTCAAGGTGGACGCGGCCAAGGCGCGGGCGCTGCCCGGGGTCGTCGACGTGCTCACCCGGGACGAGCTGGGCGGCCTCAACTACATGTACGGCGCCACCTACAAGGACCAGGCGGTGGTGGCGGTGGACAAGGTGCGCTACGTCGGCGACCCGGTGGCGGCGGTGCTGTCGGCGGACGAGCTGGTGGCCGAGGAGGCCCTGTCGCTCATCGACGTGGAGTACGAGGAGCTGCCGTTCGTGGACAACGTGGACGACGCCCTCGCGCCCGGGGCGCCCCGGGTGCACGAGGGCGACGTGGCCAAGGCCGAGCTGCGCGGCTCCACCTACGGCGCGCCGGAACGGTTCAAGGGCACCAACGTGTGCTACTACTTCGGCTACTCCCGCGGCAACGTGGAGCAGGGCTTCGACAAGTCCGACCACGTCTTCGAGGACGTCTTCCGCTTCTCCAAGGTGCAGCACTACTCGCTGGAGCCGCACATCTGCGTCGCCAATTTCGACGGCGAGCGCCTGACCGTGTGGAGCTCGTGCCAGGACCCGTTCACGCTCCGCGGGCACCTGGCGGGGATCTTCAAGCTGCCGCTCAACCGGGTGCGGGTGGTGGTGCCCTACGTCGGCGGCGGCTACGGCGGCAAGCTCTACGTCAAGGCCGACCCCATCGCCGCGGCCCTGTCGGTCAGGAACCGCCGCCCGGTAAAGCTGGCCATGAGCGCCAACGACAGCTTCAAGACGGTGACGCGCCACCCCGCGCGCATCCGCATCAAGACCGGCGTCAGCAAGAAGGGCGAGATGGTGGCGCGGGAGCTGGAAGTCTACATGGATACCGGTGCCTACGCCGACGCCGGCCCCCGGGTCACCCAGAAGGCGGGTTACCGGGCGGTGGGGCCGTACCGCGTGGCCAACGTCAAGATCGACGCCCACGGGGTCTACAGCAACACGGTGCCGGCGGGGGCGTTCCGCGGCTTCGGCGCGGTGCAGGTGGCCTGGGCCTACGAGTCGCAGATGGACATGATCGCCAACCGGCTCGGCATGGACCCGCTGGACTTCCGCCTCAAGAACCTGCTGGAGAAGGGCGAGCCCTACACTCCGGGCGATACCCCGGTGGACTGCGACCTCAAGCAGGGGCTGCGCAAGGTGGCGCGGAGGCTGGACTGGAAGAAGCCGACTCCGCCCAACGTGGGCCGGGGGCTCAGCGTATGCCTGAAGGACGCCGGCGGCACCTACAAGGTGGCGGGCGCCACGGTGAAGATGTCCTCGGACGGCAGCGCTGTCCTGCTCACCGGCACCGTGGAGGTGGGCCAGGGCTGCCGCACGGCCCTGAGCCAGGTGGTGGCGGAGGAGCTGGGCATCGAGCTGCGGCAGGTGTCCGTGGCCCAGTTGGACACCGATGTGACGCCCTTCGACGTCTCCACCAGCGCCAGCAGCTCCATGACCGTCATGGGCCTCGCCACCCAGCGGGCCGCGCAGGACGTGAAGAAGCAGTTGCTCAAGGCCGCGGCCAAGGTCATGGGCGAGAAGGCGGCCGATTTGACGCTCAAGGGAGGGCAGGTTCGCCCCGCCAAGGGACGCGGGGTGCCCTACAGCGAGGTCATCGCCGGCTACTACGGCAGCTCCGCCACCGAGATCGTCGGCCGAGGCGGCTACCAGGACAAGAAGAGCAAGACCGCGGTGCTGGGCTCCCCCACTACCTTCTGGGAGGTGGGCTGGGGCGGCGTGGAGCTGGAGGTGGACCCGGACACCGGCGTCATCCGCATCCTCAAGTACGTGTCCATGGCCGACGTGGGCCGGGCCATCAACCCCTTGCAGTGCGAGGGCCAGGACGAGGGCGGCGTCGTCTTCGCCATCGGACACACGTTAATGGAAGACATGGTGTACGAAAACGGCCAGCCCCTGAACCCCAACCTCATCGACTACCGCGTGCCGAACTTCCACGACGTGCCGGAGGAGTTCATCTCGGAGCTGGTGGAGAGCGGCAACGGCCCCGGCCCGTTCGGCGCCAAGGGCATGGGCGAGGGCGGCGTGCTGCCGGCCGCGTCCGCCATTGCCGCGGCCGTGGAAGACGCCGTCGGCGTGCGCATCTGCGACCTGCCGCTGTCGCCGCCCAAGGTGTGGCAGCGGCTGCGGGAGAAGGAGAGCGCGGGCTAGGAGCCTGTGCCGAATACGGGGCTTATTAATAGGAGCATACTATGTCAGACCCGACCCGTTTCCGAGCCATGGTCGTCAGCGAGAACGAGGACAAGACGTTCTCGCGCGCCATCACGGAGAGGTCGTCGGACGACCTGCCGGAAGGCGACCTGTTGGTGTCGGTGGCCTACTCGTCCCTCAATTACAAGGACGCGCTGTCGGCCTCGGGCAACAAGGGCGTCACCCGCAACTTTCCGCACACGCCCGGCATCGACGCCGCCGGCACCGTGGTGGAGAGCGCCTCGGGCGACTTCGCCAAGGGCGACGAAGTGGTGCTGACGGGTTTCGATCTGGGCGCCAACACCGACGGCGGCTACGCCGAGTACGCGCGCGTGCCGGCGGCCTGGGCGGTGAAGCGGCCGGGCGGGCTGAGCCTCAAGGAGAGCATGGTGTACGGCACCGCCGGCTTCACCGCGGCCCTGTGTGTGCTGCGGCTCCAGGAGGGCGGGGTCACGCCCGAATCCGGCGACGTGCTGGTGACCGGCGCCACCGGCGGCGTCGGCTGTCTGGCCGTGGCCATCCTGGCCCAGGCGGGGTACCGGGTGGTGGCGTCCACCGGCAAGGAGTCGGAAAAGGACTTCCTCACGGGCCTGGGCGCGGCGGACGTCATTTCGCGGGAAGACGCGGACGACCAGTCGGGGCGGCCGCTGCTCCGGGGACTGTGGGCCGGGGTCGTGGACACGGTCGGCGGCAACATCCTCGCCACCGCCATCAAGGCCTCCAAGTACGGCGGCGTGGTCACCTGCTGCGGCAACGTGGCCTCGGTGGAGCTGAACACCACGGTCTTCCCCTTCATCCTCCGGGACGTGCGCCTCGTCGGCGTGGCCACCCCGGACTGCCCGGCGGACATCCGTGCCACCCTGTGGGAGAAGATGGCCGGCGAGTGGAAGCTGCCGAACCTCGACGCGGTTACCGTCGACTGCTCGCTGGAGGAGTTGGATCCTCATATCGAGAGCATCCTCAAGGGCGGTGTGCGCGGGCGCGTGGTGGTGGACCTGTCGCGCTGAGGAAACTCGATCGGTTATGATGGCGCGCGGGCAGCCAATAGCCCCTGGGAGTTCGCCATGGCATCGTGGATGGTCGGCATCGATACCGGAGGCTCCTTCACCGACCTGATCGCGTTCGATCCGAACAGCGGCGAACGGCGCATCGCCAAGGTCCCTTCGCAGCCGGCGGATCCGTCGGCCGCGGTGATGAACGCCCTGGATGAGTTGTTTCAGTCCGGAGTGGACCCGGGCGGCATCGAGTTCCTGGTTCACGGCACCACGGTGGCCACCAACGCCATCCTGGAGGGCAAGGGCGCGCGCACGGGGCTCCTGATCACCCGCGGCTTCCGGGCGGTGTACGAGGGGCGCGGCTGGTCGCAGCCGGCGCCGGAGGACCTGGCGGACCCCTTCTACGTCAAGCCCGCGCTGCTGGCGCCGCAGTCGCTCACCGAGGAGATCACCGAGCGCCTCGACTATCTCGGCAACGTGCAGACGCCCCTCGACGAGAGCGACGTCCGGCGCGCGGTTTCAAGCCTGAAGGAGAAGGAAGTCGAGGCGGTGGCCGTCAACTTCCTGTTCAGCTTCCGGAACGCCGAGCACGAGGAGCGCACCGCGGCCATCATCGCCGAGATGGCGCCGGAATGGCGCGTGTCGGTGTCGTCGCGCATCCTGCCCACCATCCGCGAGTATCCGCGGCTGTCCACCACGGTCATCGACGCCTTCGTAGGAAAGTCCATGGAGACCTACCTGCTGCGGCTCGTGGACCGGCTGCGCGCCGCCGGCATCGAGACGCCGCAGATCTTCCTGATGCAGTCCAACGGCGGGCTCATGCGCATGAACGTCGGCGCCCGCTATCCCAACCAGACGCTGCTCTCGGGCCCGGCCGCCGGTGTGGTGTCGGGCATCGAGTTGGCCGGGCGCTTGGGACGCCGGAACCTGGTCACCTTCGACATGGGCGGCACCTCCACGGACATCAGCGTGATCCGCGACGGGCGCTCAGAGGAGACCACCGCGGGCCGCATCGCCGGGCAGGACCTCGCCACGCCCATGCTCGCCGTCCACACCCTGGGCGCGGGCGGCGGCACCATCGCCTGGATCGGCAAGGACGGGCTCATGAAGGTCGGGCCGCGGAGCGCGGGCGCGGACCCGGGGCCGGCCTGCTACGGCAAGGGATGCGAGCTGCCCACGGTGACCGACGCCAACCTGCTGTTGGGCGCGCTCGGCGACAGCAGCGCCCTGGGCGGGCGGCTGCGGCTGGACCGGTTCTGCGCCGAAGCGGCCGTGCGCACGGTCTTGGCCGAGCCCCTCGGCCTCGACATGGTGCAGGCGGCGGCCGGGGTGCTCAGGATCGTGAACAACAACATGGCGGTGGAGCTGAGGCTGGCGCTGCAGTACCGCGGCGTCGACCCGCGCGACTTCGTGCTGGTGGCCTTCGGCGGCGCCGGTCCGCTGCACGCCGGCGTGCTGGCCGAGGAGCTCCGGATGCCCGCGGTGCTGGTGCCGCCGAACCCCGGTCTCAACAGCGCCCTGGGGCTGCTCCAGACCCAGGTGCGCCATCTCTACCTGATGTCGGATCTCGGCCTGGTGAGCGGCTACGATGCCGCGCGCATGAACCAGCGTTTCGAGGAGTTGCGCCGTCGTGCCGTGGAAGACATCCGGGAAGAGCACTTCGAGCTGTCGGACGTGGTCTTCCGGCGCCAAGTGGACATGCGCTATCTGCACCAAGGGTACGAGCTGTCGGTCGACTGCCCGGACCGGGAGATCGTGGAGGCGGACAAGGCCGCACTCAAGGCGGCCTTCGATGAGCTCCACGGCAAGGTTTACGGGCTGAGCGCCAAGGACGAGGACGCCGAGATCGTGACGTTCCGGCTCCTGGCGGAGATCGCCGTGCCGCGGCTCACGCCGCCGCCCCTGGAATCCGGGGAGCCCGGTGTCGAGCACGCCGTCATCGGCCGCCGGTCGCTGTTCGACCTGAAGCGCGGAGAGTTCCTGGAGGCCGTGGTGCTGGACCGCGGGCGACTGCGGGCCGGCAACCGTATCGACGGACCCGCCGTGATCGAGCAGCTCGACGCCACCACGGTGGTGCCCGAGTCGCAGCATGCCACCGTCGATGCGTTCGGCAACATTGTCATCGAGAGGGAGCCGTAAGAGGACGCCATGGATCTTGACCCCATCACCACCGAAGTCGTGATGAGCCGGTTGCGGGAGATCACCGCATCCATGGCGCACGCGCTGTTCCACAGCGGCTACTCGCCGATCCTGCGCGAATCGCAGGACGGCACCGCCGGGCTGACCGACGGCGCCGGACGCGTGATCATGGTTGGCGGCGGTCTGCAATACCATTCCCTGCTGTACACGCAGGCGGTGACCGGCGTCCTGGAGCGCTACCCCGCGGAGAAGATGCAGGATGGGGACTCGTTCGTCTCCAACGATCCCTACAAGGCGGGCAACAGCCACGTTCCCGACATGGTCGTGGTGACGCCCGCGTTTCACCAAGGCAAGGTGGTCGCGTTCGGGGTGAGCGTGGCCCACAAGGCGGACGTCGGCGGGCTGGTGCCGGGCTCGAGCGGCGCTGGGGCGCGCGAGATCTTCCACGACGGCATCCTGCTGCCGCCGGTGCGCTTCACCACCGCCGAGGGCGTCCAGCCCGAGGTGGAGGCGATCCTGCGCAACAACAGCCGTATCCCGGACGTGGTGCTCGGCGACCTGCGCGGACAGGCCGGCGCCACGAGACTCGGGGCGATCCGGTTCCAGGAGCTGCTGGAGGAGTACGGCGCGGATACCCTGCTGGGCACCATCGACGAGCTGATGACGCGCACGACCGCGCGGGTGCGGGCCGAAATCGCCTCCTGGCCGGACGGGGAGTTCGAGGCCGAAGGGTTCCTCGACCACGACGGCGTGGACCGCTCGAAGCCGGTGCGCATCCACGTGCGCGCCATCAAGGCGGGGGACCGGTTGACGCTCGATTTCTCCGGCACCGACCCCCAGGCCGCCGGACCCATGAACACCACGCGGGTCACGGCCCGAGCGGTCTCCACGCAGGCGGTGCTCGCGGCCTCGGACCCGAGCATCCCGATGAACGCGGGCGCGTTCGAGGCCGTGGACTTCAACATCCCGCCGGGACTCATCATCAGCCCGCGGTTCCCGGCTACGGTCAACCACTACTTCCCGACCTCGCACCTGGTCTACAACTGCGTCCTCGCCGCCATCGGCAAGTTCAACCCGAATCGGGCGGTAGCCCCCTCCGGCCTCGGCACCGGCGCCATCGCCGTCGGCTACAAGCAGAGCCGCTCGGCGGGCCGCCCCACCGTGCAGTACGAGATCATGATCACCTCGCTGGGCGGCACCAGCGACCACGACGGCGCGGCCATCGTCATGCCGGTCAACCACTTTGCCCCCGGCACG includes:
- a CDS encoding xanthine dehydrogenase family protein molybdopterin-binding subunit; translated protein: MRKQRLSVAGHSSMRVDAVEKVSGSAFYTGDMELPAMAYAKILRSPLPHARLLKVDAAKARALPGVVDVLTRDELGGLNYMYGATYKDQAVVAVDKVRYVGDPVAAVLSADELVAEEALSLIDVEYEELPFVDNVDDALAPGAPRVHEGDVAKAELRGSTYGAPERFKGTNVCYYFGYSRGNVEQGFDKSDHVFEDVFRFSKVQHYSLEPHICVANFDGERLTVWSSCQDPFTLRGHLAGIFKLPLNRVRVVVPYVGGGYGGKLYVKADPIAAALSVRNRRPVKLAMSANDSFKTVTRHPARIRIKTGVSKKGEMVARELEVYMDTGAYADAGPRVTQKAGYRAVGPYRVANVKIDAHGVYSNTVPAGAFRGFGAVQVAWAYESQMDMIANRLGMDPLDFRLKNLLEKGEPYTPGDTPVDCDLKQGLRKVARRLDWKKPTPPNVGRGLSVCLKDAGGTYKVAGATVKMSSDGSAVLLTGTVEVGQGCRTALSQVVAEELGIELRQVSVAQLDTDVTPFDVSTSASSSMTVMGLATQRAAQDVKKQLLKAAAKVMGEKAADLTLKGGQVRPAKGRGVPYSEVIAGYYGSSATEIVGRGGYQDKKSKTAVLGSPTTFWEVGWGGVELEVDPDTGVIRILKYVSMADVGRAINPLQCEGQDEGGVVFAIGHTLMEDMVYENGQPLNPNLIDYRVPNFHDVPEEFISELVESGNGPGPFGAKGMGEGGVLPAASAIAAAVEDAVGVRICDLPLSPPKVWQRLREKESAG
- a CDS encoding YhdH/YhfP family quinone oxidoreductase — translated: MSDPTRFRAMVVSENEDKTFSRAITERSSDDLPEGDLLVSVAYSSLNYKDALSASGNKGVTRNFPHTPGIDAAGTVVESASGDFAKGDEVVLTGFDLGANTDGGYAEYARVPAAWAVKRPGGLSLKESMVYGTAGFTAALCVLRLQEGGVTPESGDVLVTGATGGVGCLAVAILAQAGYRVVASTGKESEKDFLTGLGAADVISREDADDQSGRPLLRGLWAGVVDTVGGNILATAIKASKYGGVVTCCGNVASVELNTTVFPFILRDVRLVGVATPDCPADIRATLWEKMAGEWKLPNLDAVTVDCSLEELDPHIESILKGGVRGRVVVDLSR
- a CDS encoding hydantoinase/oxoprolinase family protein, with translation MASWMVGIDTGGSFTDLIAFDPNSGERRIAKVPSQPADPSAAVMNALDELFQSGVDPGGIEFLVHGTTVATNAILEGKGARTGLLITRGFRAVYEGRGWSQPAPEDLADPFYVKPALLAPQSLTEEITERLDYLGNVQTPLDESDVRRAVSSLKEKEVEAVAVNFLFSFRNAEHEERTAAIIAEMAPEWRVSVSSRILPTIREYPRLSTTVIDAFVGKSMETYLLRLVDRLRAAGIETPQIFLMQSNGGLMRMNVGARYPNQTLLSGPAAGVVSGIELAGRLGRRNLVTFDMGGTSTDISVIRDGRSEETTAGRIAGQDLATPMLAVHTLGAGGGTIAWIGKDGLMKVGPRSAGADPGPACYGKGCELPTVTDANLLLGALGDSSALGGRLRLDRFCAEAAVRTVLAEPLGLDMVQAAAGVLRIVNNNMAVELRLALQYRGVDPRDFVLVAFGGAGPLHAGVLAEELRMPAVLVPPNPGLNSALGLLQTQVRHLYLMSDLGLVSGYDAARMNQRFEELRRRAVEDIREEHFELSDVVFRRQVDMRYLHQGYELSVDCPDREIVEADKAALKAAFDELHGKVYGLSAKDEDAEIVTFRLLAEIAVPRLTPPPLESGEPGVEHAVIGRRSLFDLKRGEFLEAVVLDRGRLRAGNRIDGPAVIEQLDATTVVPESQHATVDAFGNIVIEREP
- a CDS encoding hydantoinase B/oxoprolinase family protein gives rise to the protein MDLDPITTEVVMSRLREITASMAHALFHSGYSPILRESQDGTAGLTDGAGRVIMVGGGLQYHSLLYTQAVTGVLERYPAEKMQDGDSFVSNDPYKAGNSHVPDMVVVTPAFHQGKVVAFGVSVAHKADVGGLVPGSSGAGAREIFHDGILLPPVRFTTAEGVQPEVEAILRNNSRIPDVVLGDLRGQAGATRLGAIRFQELLEEYGADTLLGTIDELMTRTTARVRAEIASWPDGEFEAEGFLDHDGVDRSKPVRIHVRAIKAGDRLTLDFSGTDPQAAGPMNTTRVTARAVSTQAVLAASDPSIPMNAGAFEAVDFNIPPGLIISPRFPATVNHYFPTSHLVYNCVLAAIGKFNPNRAVAPSGLGTGAIAVGYKQSRSAGRPTVQYEIMITSLGGTSDHDGAAIVMPVNHFAPGTPVEILETEYPVAVRRYEIWQASAGAGRWRGGTGFVREYEFLTDCMLTIRSANHRQASWGLNGGARPPTSRTTIQNPGEDPSDADILESRALSAGARLAVYRSGGGGYGDPRERPPELVRQDVEDGYVSRGQAREVYGLGDGEG